Part of the Sphingomonadaceae bacterium OTU29LAMAA1 genome, ATTTCGATTACTGGCAATTCTGGCGGAACACCGACGATCGCGACGTCGGCCGCTTCCTGCGACTGTTCACCGACCTGCCGCTGGACCGGATCGTCGAACTGGAAGCTCGCGAGGGTGCAGGGATCAACGAGGCGAAGAAGGTACTGGCCAACGAAGCGACGGCGATGTGCCGCGGCCGGGACGCTGCCGAACAGGCCGCGGAAACCGCGCGGCGGACGTTCGAGGAGGGTGGCAGCGGCGACGCGCTGCCTGCCGTCACGGTCGAAGCCGGATCGATCGTTATCATTGATGCGCTGCTCCAGCTCGGCTTTGCGAAGTCGAAAGGGGAAGCCCGTCGACTGGTGGCAGGCGGCGGCGCCAAGGTGAACGGGGAGCGCGTCGATGACGATACGTTGATGATTTCCGTCGCTGACGAGCCGATTCGCGTGTCAGCGGGAAAGAAGAACCACGGCCTGCTCATTTCGGGGCAGTAAGCCTCTGTAAACAGGTTCGATGTACCGATAAGTCCGAAACGGTCAGCGCCCTGGCCGTGAGGAGTGCGTAGTGTTCACTGGAGCGACGAATCCAATCGACGATCGCACCGAGCCGCGTGACGAGGTCCATCACCGCAGTCGCGCGATGTTGGCGGACCGACGGTCCGTATCGGTCTTGATCGTCAATCTGTCGCCGCAGGGATTGATGATCCGTAGCGACGCGCCGGTCAGCGTCGGCGAATGGCTGCGTATACAACTGCCGGTCGTGGGGGAGGTACAGGTCGCCGTTCGCTGGGCGCTGGGCGGGCGGATCGGTTGTCAACTGGAACGGCCAATCGCCGCCAACCGCTATCACATGGTACTAGGCGCGATGAGCGCCTGAGCGAGCTCATCCCGATCGCAGCAGCGCCACGCCGGCATCCCGATCGAAGAGGTAGAGGGCGACACGCGCCGCCTGTCCGCGTGGCCCCTCCAGCCCGCCATCGCGATCGATCAGCAACCGCGCGTCGTCCTGCGCACATTGCAGCAGGTCGGCGAGCATATCCGGCAGCGCCAGCCGGAACGCCACCTCACCCGATTGCCGCGTGCCCAGTAATTCGCCGCCGCCACGCAGCCGCAGATCCTCCTCGGCGATCCGGAAGCCATCGTTGGTCTCACGCATCAACGCCAGCCGCGCCCGGGACGTCTCGCTGAGCGACGTACCGCGCAGCAACAGACACCGCGACAGTCCCCCGCCCCGCCCGACGCGCCCGCGCAACTGGTGCAATTGGGCAAGACCGAACCGGTCCGCGTGCTCGATCACGATCAGCGTCGCGTTCGGTACGTCGACGCCGACCTCGATCACCGTCGTCGCGACCAGCACGCTCAGCCGGTTACCGGCGAACGCCTCCATCACCGCGTCCTTTTCGGCGGGCTTCATCCGCCCATGAACCACACCGATCCGCTCGCCGAAGCGTGCACGCAGCGACCCGGCGCGCATCTCGGCCGCGGCAAGGTCGCTCTTCTCGCTCTCCTCGACCAGCGGGCAGACCCAATAGGCTTGCCCGCCATCCGCCATGTGGCGACCGATCGCATTGACGACCTCGTCCAGCCGGTCCTCCGACACCACCCGCGTCTCGATCGGCTCGCGGCCCGGCGGCATCTCGTCGAGCCGGCTGACGTCCATCTCGCCATATTGCGCCAGCGTCAGCGTGCGCGGGATCGGCGTCGCCGTCATCGCCAGCAGATGCGGCGGCGCCTTACCCTTCGCCTGCAACATCATCCGCTCGGCGACACCGAAGCGATGCTGCTCGTCGACCACGACCAGCGCGAGGTCGCGGTAACCGACCGCTTCCTGAAAGATCGCATGCGTACCGACGAGGATATCGATCTCGCCCGCCGCGAGCGCCATCAGCGTCGCCTCGCGCGCCTTGCCCTTGTCGCGTCCCGTCAGCACCGCGATCTCCAGCGGCAGGCCGGAGAGCATCTTGCGCAACGTCTCGTAATGCTGGCGCGCGAGGATTTCCGTCGGCGCGAGCATCGCCCCCTGCGCCCCCGCCTCCACCGCGATCAGCAGCGCCATCGCCGCGACCAACGTCTTGCCCGACCCGACATCGCCTTGCAGCAGCCGCAGCATCGGCGCGGTCTGCGCCAGATCGCCCTCGATCTCCGCCACCGTCCGCGATTGCGCGCCCGTCGGCGTATAGGGCAGTTTCAGCAGATCGCGCAGTCTCCCGTCGCCGACCAGCGCCCTGCCCCGCCGCTTACGCGTATCGGCGCGAACGAGCGTCATCGCGAGCTGGTTGGCGAAGATCTCGTCGTAGGCGAGCCGCTCGCGTGCCACCTTGTCGGCGGGATCGTCGTGGATGCGCTGCAACGCCTCGCGCCAGTCCGGCCAGCCGCGTTTCGCCTTCAGCCCCGGCTCGATCCATTCGGGCAGGACAGGCGCACGGTCCAATGCCTGTGCTGCGAACCCGCCCAGCCGGCGTGAGGTCAATCCCTCCGACAGCGGGTAGATAGCCTCCCGCTCCCGAAAAACCTCATCCGGCTCACCCAGATCGGGATGGATGATCTGGAGCATCTCGCCATAGCTTTCGAGCTTGCCCGATACCCGCCGCGGCTCGTTCAGCGGCAACAGCTTCTTCACCCAGCCCGACGATCCGCCGAAATAGACGAGGCTGACGTAATTCCCCTTGGCATCGACAGCCTGCACACGCGTCGGCCCACGCCCGCTACTGGTCCGATAATCACGCGGCGTCAGCGTGATCGCGATCACCCGCCCCGCATCCGCCACGTCCAGTTCCTCCCGCGGCAGCCGGTCGATCCATCCGCTCGGCAGGTGGAAGGCGACGTCGACCACCCGCTCCAGCCCCAGCCGGTCGAGCGGCTTGGCGAGCGCGGGGCCGACGCCCTTCAGGGCGGTGACTTCGGCGAACAGCGGATTGAGGATATCGGGGCGCATGACTACATGGCTGCTATACCCGACCCGATAACCGCCGCCAGCGGTCATCGGGCTATTTGCATTGGAAGCCTGATGGATCACGCCATCCGTTTGAAACGCCTGAAGTTCCGAAGCTGGCATCGCGGCACGAAGGAGGCCGATCTGATGATCGGCGGCTTCTTCGATGCGCATGGCGCGGGCTGGACGCCGGAGGAACTCGACTGGTTCGAGGCGTTGCTGGAGGAACAGGACGTCGACATCATGGGCTGGGCGATCGGCTCGCTGCCCTGCCCGCTCGAATGGAACGGCCCGATGATGCAGCAGATGCGCTCGCTGAGTTACGTCCCGGTAACGCGGTGACGGAAGATAAGTAGCGATAGCCCCTCCCTTGCAAGGGAGGGGTTGGGGTGAGTGGAGACCTGGCGCTACGTCACCAGAGAGACCCCGATTGACCGTATCGCTTGGACCCAACCCACCCCCGACCCCTCCCTTCCAGGGAGGGGAGGAGCATAGATGCCCGACCTGAAGACCATCCTCGGCGCCAAGACCCAGCTGACGCTCGCAGGCGTTCCCGCCGGTTTCCAGCCTGCGCTGCTCGCCGATCTCGCGCGCGCGGCGGCGCATTCCGGCAAGGGCGGTCGCGCCGTCTTCATCGCGCCGGACGACGCGGCGATGCGCGCGATCGCCGCAACCGCCGCCTTCTTCGCGCCCGAACTGGAAGTCATCAACTTTCCAGCTTGGGACTGCCTGCCCTACGATCGCGCCAGCCCGACGCTGCGGATCATGGCCGAACGCATCGCTGCCCTGTGGCAGTTGCAGCGCGCGTCGAAGGCGCCGAGGCTCGTCCTCACCACCGCCAACGCCGCGACACAGCGGGTCCTGACCCCCTTCCGCATCCGCCAGCTGGTCGCGACGCTCGAACCCGGCGCACGCATCGACCGCGACGACCTCGCGCGACTGTTGCAGGCGAACGGCTACGTCCGCACCGAAACTGTCCACGATCAGGGCGAATATGCCGTCCGCGGCGGCATCGTCGATCTCTACCCCAGCGGCGAGGAACAGGCGCTGCGCCTCGACTTCTTCGGCGACGAGATCGAGACCGTCCGTACCTTCAGCCCCGAAGACCAGCGCACCACCGGCCGGATCGACGGCTTCACCCTCCTGCCTGCCTCCGAAGCGCTGCTCGATGAGGAATCGATCAAGCGCTTCCGCACCCGCTACCGCGACAAGTTCGGCGCGACCGCGACAGGCGATCCGCTGTATCAGGCGATCAGCGACGGACGCCGCCTCGCCGGCATGGAGCATTGGCTGCCGCTGTTCGAGGACAAGCTGGCGACTTTGTTCGACCACCTCTCCGCCGACGACGTCATCGTCCGGGACTTCGGCGTCCCCGGCGCGATCGACGCGCGGATGGAATCGATCGCGGATTATTACGAGAACCGCCAGCGCGCCGAGGCCGCCCAGCCCGGCAGCTATCGCCCGCTCGCCGCCAAGTCGCTCTACCTCGACGCGAAGGAATGGGCCGCCGGCCTCGACGCCGCGCACGCGCACCTGACCACGCCGTTCCACGAACCCGAAAGCGCCACCGTCCTCGACTTCAATGTCGATGGCGCCCGCGACTTCGGCCCCGAACGTGGCAACGGCACCAACATCTACGAAGCGGTCGTCGATCACCTGAAGGCCTTGCGCAAGCAGGGCAAGAAGCCGGTGCTCGCCAGCTATTCGATCGGCGCCCGCGAACGGCTCGGCAATCTGCTCAAGGACCACGGTCTCAACGGCGGCAAGGCGGCGGACAGCTGGCAGGAAGCGCTCGGCGTCGCGGACATCTCGAAGAGCGCCGGCGTCGCGCTGGTCGTGCTGCCGCTCGACCACGGCTTTACCGCGCCCGACGTGGCGGTGCTGACCGAACAGGACATGCTCGGCGACCGGCTTGTCCGCCGCGCCAAGCGCAAGAAGTCGGCCGACGCCTTCCTTGCCGAAATCGCCGCACTGACGCCGGGCGACCTTGTCGTCCACAGCGACCACGGCATCGGCAAATACCTCGGCCTGACCTCGATCCCCGTCGGCAAGTCCCCGCACGATTGCGTCGCGGTCGAATATGCCGGCGGCGACAAATTGTTCGTGCCGGTCGAGAATCTCGAAGTCCTCTCCCGCTACGGCTCGAACGAAGAGGGCGCGTCGCTCGACCGCCTCGGCGGCGAGGCATGGCAGCGCCGCAAGTCGAAGATGAAGGAGCGCATTCGCGAGATCGCGGGCGAACTCATCAAGACCGCGGCCGAACGCGCCTTGCACCCCGGCGACGTGCTGGAACCCGACGCGAGCGGCTACCCTAGCTTCGTCGATCGCTTCCCCTATGCCGAGACGGACGATCAGGACCGCGCGATCGACGATGTGCTCGGCGACCTGTCCGCGGGCAAGCCGATGGACCGGCTGATCGTCGGCGACGTCGGCTTCGGCAAGACCGAGATCGCCCTCCGCGCCGCGTTCGTCGCTTCGATGGCGGGCAAGCAGGTCGCGGTCGTCTGCCCGACGACGTTGCTCGCCCGCCAGCATTACAACAACTTCACCGCTCGCTTCGAAGGTTTCCCGATGAACATGGGCCGCCTGTCGCGGCTGGTGCCCGGCAACGAGGCGAAGCAGACGAAGGAAGGCCTCGCCGCCGGCACGATCGACGTCGTTATCGGCACGCACGCGTTGCTCGCGAAGAACATCGACTTCAAGCGCCTCGGCCTCGTCATCGTCGACGAGGAACAGCGGTTCGGCGTCACCCACAAGGAGCGGCTGAAGGCGTTGCGCGCCGACGTCCACATGCTCACCCTCACCGCGACGCCGATCCCGCGCACGCTCCAGATGGCGATGAGCGGCATCCGCGAACTGTCGGTGATCCAGACCCCGCCGGTCGATCGCCTCGCGGTCCGCACCTACATCATCCCGTGGGACCCGATCGTGCTGCGCGAGGCGCTGCTGCGCGAACATTACCGCGGCGGCCAGAGCTTCATCGTCACGCCGCGCGTCGCCGACCTGCCCGACCTCGAGGAATACCTTCGCAACGAGGTGCCGGAGATCCGCTACGTCGTCGCACACGGCCAGATGAGCCCGACAGAAGTCGAAGAGCGGATGAGCGCCTTCTACGACAAGAAGTTCGAGGTGCTGGTCTCGACCACGATCATCGAAAGCGGCATCGACATCGCCTCCGCCAACACGATCATCGTCAACCGCGCCGACCGCTTCGGCCTCGCCCAGCTCTACCAGCTCCGCGGCCGCGTCGGCCGGTCGAAGACGCGCGCCTACGCCTATCTCGTCACCCCGCCCGAACGGCAGATGACCGAGACGGCGGAAAAGCGATTGAAAGTGCTGTCCGACCTCGATTCACTGGGTGCCGGCTTCCAGCTCGCCAGCCACGATCTCGACATCCGCGGCGCTGGCAATCTGCTCGGCGACGAACAGTCGGGGCATATCAAGGAGGTCGGCTACGAACTCTACCAGGCGATGCTCGAAGAGGCGATCATGGACGCCAAGGCCGGTGGCCTCGCCACCCGCCCGCGCGATTTCAGCCCGCAGATCACCGTCGACGCGCCGATCCTGATCCCCGACGATTACGTCCCCGATCTCGACCTGCGCATGGGCCTCTACCGCCGCCTCAACGAACTGGAGGAACATCGCGAGATCGAAGCGTTCGCCGCCGAGATGATCGACCGCTTCGGCCCGCTGCCCGAGGCAACGGAAAACCTCATCAGCGTCATCATGATCAAGCTGAACGCAAGAAAGGCGTGCATCGCCAAGATGGACGTCGGCCCGCGCGGCGTGCTGGTCGCGTTCCACGACGACACCCCGCCCAATGTCGCCGGGCTGCTGGCGTACGTGGAGCGCCTCAACGGCGTCGCCAAACTGCGTCCCGACAGCAAGCTGGTGCTGCAACGCGCCTGGCCCGATGCCAAGTCGCGGCTCCACGGTGCATTACAACTATCGAGGGGGCTGGCAAAAGCGGCAGCCTGACCTACTCGGTCCTGCCCCCTTGGGAAAGGAATACAGGAATTCTAGCTGCTGTGGTCGGACACGACCTTCCAGCCGTCGGGCTTCCGTTCGAACAGCAATGAGGTCATGCCGGTAGCCTGCTTGCCACCGGGATAGGCCAGGGTCCATCGTGCCCATAGCATCCGGTGCGTTGCATCGACCCGCCGTGTTCCAAGCATTCGGAACGACAATCGGCCGCGTTGTTTCGTATCGGCGCCATAGGTCCTGGAATAACGCGCGGCGATGGCCGCCTTGCCGCGGACAAGCCCCTTGTCCGTGACGAACACGGCGTCGTCGGCATAGATGGCCAGGAACCGCGGCACGTCGCCTGTGCTCCAGCCGACGGCGCTGTCCTGCATCACCGCCCGTATGGCGGCGTCCGGGTCCTGCGTCCGGGCAACCGGCGCCGCAGACGTTGCGAGCACGATCAGAGGTATCAGCATTTTTCTGTCTCCAGCAATCGGATCAGTGATGCCTCATCCAGCGGCTCGGCCAGCAGATACCCCTGATAGAAAGTGCATCCTTCCTGCGCGAGCGCCCGACGCTGGGCCTCGGTTTCGATTCCTTCGGCAATCACAGCCAGCTCCAGCGAGCGTGCCAGCGTCATGAC contains:
- a CDS encoding PilZ domain-containing protein — protein: MFTGATNPIDDRTEPRDEVHHRSRAMLADRRSVSVLIVNLSPQGLMIRSDAPVSVGEWLRIQLPVVGEVQVAVRWALGGRIGCQLERPIAANRYHMVLGAMSA
- the recG gene encoding ATP-dependent DNA helicase RecG, with amino-acid sequence MRPDILNPLFAEVTALKGVGPALAKPLDRLGLERVVDVAFHLPSGWIDRLPREELDVADAGRVIAITLTPRDYRTSSGRGPTRVQAVDAKGNYVSLVYFGGSSGWVKKLLPLNEPRRVSGKLESYGEMLQIIHPDLGEPDEVFREREAIYPLSEGLTSRRLGGFAAQALDRAPVLPEWIEPGLKAKRGWPDWREALQRIHDDPADKVARERLAYDEIFANQLAMTLVRADTRKRRGRALVGDGRLRDLLKLPYTPTGAQSRTVAEIEGDLAQTAPMLRLLQGDVGSGKTLVAAMALLIAVEAGAQGAMLAPTEILARQHYETLRKMLSGLPLEIAVLTGRDKGKAREATLMALAAGEIDILVGTHAIFQEAVGYRDLALVVVDEQHRFGVAERMMLQAKGKAPPHLLAMTATPIPRTLTLAQYGEMDVSRLDEMPPGREPIETRVVSEDRLDEVVNAIGRHMADGGQAYWVCPLVEESEKSDLAAAEMRAGSLRARFGERIGVVHGRMKPAEKDAVMEAFAGNRLSVLVATTVIEVGVDVPNATLIVIEHADRFGLAQLHQLRGRVGRGGGLSRCLLLRGTSLSETSRARLALMRETNDGFRIAEEDLRLRGGGELLGTRQSGEVAFRLALPDMLADLLQCAQDDARLLIDRDGGLEGPRGQAARVALYLFDRDAGVALLRSG
- a CDS encoding succinate dehydrogenase assembly factor 2 is translated as MDHAIRLKRLKFRSWHRGTKEADLMIGGFFDAHGAGWTPEELDWFEALLEEQDVDIMGWAIGSLPCPLEWNGPMMQQMRSLSYVPVTR
- the mfd gene encoding transcription-repair coupling factor, encoding MPDLKTILGAKTQLTLAGVPAGFQPALLADLARAAAHSGKGGRAVFIAPDDAAMRAIAATAAFFAPELEVINFPAWDCLPYDRASPTLRIMAERIAALWQLQRASKAPRLVLTTANAATQRVLTPFRIRQLVATLEPGARIDRDDLARLLQANGYVRTETVHDQGEYAVRGGIVDLYPSGEEQALRLDFFGDEIETVRTFSPEDQRTTGRIDGFTLLPASEALLDEESIKRFRTRYRDKFGATATGDPLYQAISDGRRLAGMEHWLPLFEDKLATLFDHLSADDVIVRDFGVPGAIDARMESIADYYENRQRAEAAQPGSYRPLAAKSLYLDAKEWAAGLDAAHAHLTTPFHEPESATVLDFNVDGARDFGPERGNGTNIYEAVVDHLKALRKQGKKPVLASYSIGARERLGNLLKDHGLNGGKAADSWQEALGVADISKSAGVALVVLPLDHGFTAPDVAVLTEQDMLGDRLVRRAKRKKSADAFLAEIAALTPGDLVVHSDHGIGKYLGLTSIPVGKSPHDCVAVEYAGGDKLFVPVENLEVLSRYGSNEEGASLDRLGGEAWQRRKSKMKERIREIAGELIKTAAERALHPGDVLEPDASGYPSFVDRFPYAETDDQDRAIDDVLGDLSAGKPMDRLIVGDVGFGKTEIALRAAFVASMAGKQVAVVCPTTLLARQHYNNFTARFEGFPMNMGRLSRLVPGNEAKQTKEGLAAGTIDVVIGTHALLAKNIDFKRLGLVIVDEEQRFGVTHKERLKALRADVHMLTLTATPIPRTLQMAMSGIRELSVIQTPPVDRLAVRTYIIPWDPIVLREALLREHYRGGQSFIVTPRVADLPDLEEYLRNEVPEIRYVVAHGQMSPTEVEERMSAFYDKKFEVLVSTTIIESGIDIASANTIIVNRADRFGLAQLYQLRGRVGRSKTRAYAYLVTPPERQMTETAEKRLKVLSDLDSLGAGFQLASHDLDIRGAGNLLGDEQSGHIKEVGYELYQAMLEEAIMDAKAGGLATRPRDFSPQITVDAPILIPDDYVPDLDLRMGLYRRLNELEEHREIEAFAAEMIDRFGPLPEATENLISVIMIKLNARKACIAKMDVGPRGVLVAFHDDTPPNVAGLLAYVERLNGVAKLRPDSKLVLQRAWPDAKSRLHGALQLSRGLAKAAA
- a CDS encoding SgcJ/EcaC family oxidoreductase; protein product: MLIPLIVLATSAAPVARTQDPDAAIRAVMQDSAVGWSTGDVPRFLAIYADDAVFVTDKGLVRGKAAIAARYSRTYGADTKQRGRLSFRMLGTRRVDATHRMLWARWTLAYPGGKQATGMTSLLFERKPDGWKVVSDHSS